DNA sequence from the Halorussus limi genome:
CGAACGGATCCGCAGGATGTCCTGGCGCGTCGGATTGCGTATCCAGAACTGGACGTGGAGCACCAACTCGTCGTCGCCGAACTCCGAGAAGTAAACGCGGGGTTCGGGGTCGGACATCACCGCGGCGTGAGAGGTCGCCGCCTCCGCGAGCAGCGACATGGCCTCCTCGACGTCGTCGTCGTACGCGATGCCGACCTCCTCGGAGACGCGGAACTCCGCGCGGCCGTACTGGCTCACGATGGTACTCGTCGTCAGTTCCGTGTTCGGCACCGTGACAGTCTCGTTGTTCTCGGTGCGGACGCGAGTGGTGCGGAAACTGATGGCCTCGACGACGCCCTCCCGGTCGCCCCACGCTATCCAGTCGCCGACGTTGAAGTTCGGGTTGACGACCAGGAACAGACCGCTGATGAGCGCCCCGATGACCTCCTGGCCCGCGACGCCGATGGCGAGGGTCGCCGCGGCGACGATGAGCGTCGAGTTCGTCAGCACCTGTCCGTACCCGCCCGCCGCCATCCCGAAGGCGACTCCGATGACGATGACGACCAGTCGCAGGTAGCGACGGAAGGCGTCCAGAATCGTCGGGTTGTTCGGGTTCCGCTGTCGAACGATTCTGTTGGCGGCGGGTTCGACGAGGAACCGACCGACGAGGTAGACTGCGAGGAACGCCAGCGCGAACTTCCCGAACGGGAGTAGCACCTCGCGGTAGGCCTCCTCCGGCGTGTCGACGGGGTCTTGGAGCGGGTCCAGTTGCATCGGCGCGTCCGCACTGATATGTCCGCCGGAAAGATAATCGCCGTGGGCGAACGCCCGCGTTTCGGCGCGTCCAGCGAGGACCTGCGAGAGGGGTCTGCCGACGAGACGGGTCTACGTACCGCGGTGGTCGGCGTGGGCCCGCCGGACCGCCCGCTCCAAGCGCTCGCGCTCCGGCGCGAACTGGAGGTGCGACTCGCAGTCGCAGTCCGACGCGCCGAGACCCGCGACCGACTCGACCCCCGCCTCGTCGTCGGCTTCGACCGCTCGACTGACCGCGCACTCCGCGTCCGCGCCTGCGGTCTTCACCGCGTCCGCGACCCGACTCGCGGGGTGCCCGAGCAGGTAATCGACGTGCCAGTGGCGGGCGTCGCGCTCCCCGGCCGCGAGTTCGCGGTGTCGCTCGACGCGCGCGCGAACCCGCCGGTCCCGAACGCGCTCCCGGTGTAAGCGTACCACCCGGACGAGAGGTCGCGCTCGCCCGCCGCGCCGAACGAAACCGTCGCAGATTCGTCGAGCGCTATCAGCAACGTGTAGGTTCCTTTCGCCATTATTCTTCGTTCCTTTAGAAATAAAGAGTCACGTTAGAGGTGCGAAACGACCAGCGCGACGCCGACCGCGAGCATCGTGACGCCGTTCAGCGCGACCGACTGCTTGTGGTACTTCGCGAACCCGTCGTCGCCCGCCCGCTCCATCTTCGGGATGAGGACCTGCCGGGCGTAGAGGTTGAGCGCGACGCCGACCAGCGGCAGTACTGCGAGCGCGACGCCGTCGTAGGGACCGACGCGCGCGACCAGCGCGGCGGCGGAGGCGACGAACCCCAGCGCCGTTCCAAACGAGTAGTACTTCGGGAAGATGGCGTTGACGACTCGCCCCGCGTCGTCGCCCAGCACGTCGAAGGTCGTGGGCGCGCCGACGAACGAGAAGAAGACGATGCTTCCGAGCCAGACGCCGAGGCTGGCGTCCACGACGGTCACGAGCGCGGTTTCGAGGAGGCTCATGCCCGGCGGTTCGGACGCACGGAAAATCAAGGATTCGGATGCGAGAGACGGGAAGTCGGGTCGGTCGTCTCCGAGTCGTGTCGGTCGGCGACGTCAGTCTCGGCGCGCGGCGTTCACTCCGCCACGTCGGCCACCGTCGCCTCCGACAACTCGCCGAGTTCGTCGGGCGCGATTGGGAACACCGCCTCCGGGGTCCCCGCGGCGGCCCAGACCGTCTCGAACTCGGTGAGGGTCCGGTCCAAGTAGACCGGCACGTCGGCGTCGTGGCAGAACGGCGGCACCCCGCCGATGGACCAGCCGAGCGTTGCCTTGATTTCGGCGGCGTCGGCCATCTCCACGTCGCTCTCGTCGAGTCCGAGCAGGTCGGCGAGCCTCGCTTCGCTGACCCGGTTCGCGCCGCTGGTGACGACCACGACGAGTCGGTCGTCGGCCCGCATGGCGATGCTGCTCGCGATTTGAGCCACGTCGCACCCGACGGCCTCGGCGGCGTCCGCGGCGGTCTTGGTCCCCTCGGGGAACTCCTTCACGTCCACCTCGAAGCCGTACTCGCGGCGCGCCCGGTCGGCGAACTCCTCGGCTCGCTCGTGCATGCCCGTGGCTTGTGGTGGCGCGGGTCAAATAGTTCTGGGTCGAGGAGAGATTTCGTGCGGGGGTTCGCGGTCGGTTCCGGCGTTCCGAGTCACCCGAAGATTTGCTCCGCGACGACTGCGACTGCGACGGCTCTGCCGACTCAGTCCGTGCCCGACTCGCTTCCGGCGGTCGCGACGCCGGACCCGCCCGCCGTCGACAGTCCCCGGAGCGCGGCCACCACGACCGCACCCGCGGCGACCAGCGCGCCCGCGACGGCGAAGGCGACGCCGTAGCCGAACTGCGCGGCCCACCCGCCAAGCAAGCCGCCGACGCCGCCGGACGCGGCCACCAGCGCGGCGTGGACGCCGAGCGACTCCCCGCGGAGCGACGCGGGCGCGAGACGCGTCACCAGACCGGTCCCCGTCACGGCGATGACGGCCCACGTCACGCCGAGGAGCGCGAAGACCCCGCCGTTCGCGGTCAGACCGACGGCGCCCGCGGCGGACCCGACGACGGCGACCGCGGGGAAGGCGAGGGCCCTGACTCCTAACGCGGCGCTCTGGAACAGTCGCACGTCGAAGCGGTCGCTCAACTCGCCGACGACGCCGTAGCAGAGCGCCGACGCGAGACTCGTGGCGAGATACAGGCCGAACGTCGCGTCGCCGCCGTGGCCGGCGGTCGAGAGGTACGCCGGGAGCGGCGCCCAGAACGTGGCGAACCCGGTCGAGAACAGCGCGACGGCGAGGAAGTACGCGGTGAGCCGCGGGGTGAAGCGCCCGACGAGCCGACGCGGCCGAATCCCGAGCGTGGTCCAGTAGAGCCGATTCGGCGTGAACGCGAACGTCGCCGTCTTGGCGTTCCGCTGGGTCCGCGAGAGGAGTCGCGCGACCCGCCTGCGCTGGCCCCGTCCGAGGTCCGCCGCCGCGGGCGAGACCGACGGGACCCACTTCGCGGCCGCCGCGGCCGACACCGCCGCGAGCGCGCCGCAGACCGCGAACAGCCACTGCCTCGCCGCGAGCGGGGAGGCGAACCGGGGCGCGAGGACTCCGAGCCACGCGGTGCCGAGGACCAGACCGCCCGCCCACCCGTACCCTTGGTACTTGTTGAGCGCGGCGATTCTGCGCGACCACTCCGACTCGGGCGCGTCGGCGACTACCAGCAGGGTCAACACCGGTCCGCCCGCCGCCGAGACGAACCAGAGCAGGGCGTTGAGCGCGAGGACCGCGGTCACCGACTCGACGAGCGGAATCGCCGCGAGCGACGCCGCGACCCCGACCAGACTCCCGACGACCACCGGCCGGCGGTCGGCGGTCCGGTCGGCGACCCGGCCCCAGAGGAGTGCGCCCGGAGTCCCCAGCAGCGCCGCGCTCGCAGCGAGCAGACCGAGCGCCACGGGGTCGCCCCCGAGCGCGACGACGTAGAGCG
Encoded proteins:
- a CDS encoding DUF4149 domain-containing protein, with protein sequence MSLLETALVTVVDASLGVWLGSIVFFSFVGAPTTFDVLGDDAGRVVNAIFPKYYSFGTALGFVASAAALVARVGPYDGVALAVLPLVGVALNLYARQVLIPKMERAGDDGFAKYHKQSVALNGVTMLAVGVALVVSHL
- a CDS encoding mechanosensitive ion channel family protein, which codes for MQLDPLQDPVDTPEEAYREVLLPFGKFALAFLAVYLVGRFLVEPAANRIVRQRNPNNPTILDAFRRYLRLVVIVIGVAFGMAAGGYGQVLTNSTLIVAAATLAIGVAGQEVIGALISGLFLVVNPNFNVGDWIAWGDREGVVEAISFRTTRVRTENNETVTVPNTELTTSTIVSQYGRAEFRVSEEVGIAYDDDVEEAMSLLAEAATSHAAVMSDPEPRVYFSEFGDDELVLHVQFWIRNPTRQDILRIRSEFGLAVKSKFEAAGITISPAAERELSGDLRVEESATGGKAPADER
- a CDS encoding YbaK/EbsC family protein, with amino-acid sequence MHERAEEFADRARREYGFEVDVKEFPEGTKTAADAAEAVGCDVAQIASSIAMRADDRLVVVVTSGANRVSEARLADLLGLDESDVEMADAAEIKATLGWSIGGVPPFCHDADVPVYLDRTLTEFETVWAAAGTPEAVFPIAPDELGELSEATVADVAE
- a CDS encoding MFS transporter, with the translated sequence MRHRWLYAWGLGSVALGAASLLVPLYVVALGGDPVALGLLAASAALLGTPGALLWGRVADRTADRRPVVVGSLVGVAASLAAIPLVESVTAVLALNALLWFVSAAGGPVLTLLVVADAPESEWSRRIAALNKYQGYGWAGGLVLGTAWLGVLAPRFASPLAARQWLFAVCGALAAVSAAAAAKWVPSVSPAAADLGRGQRRRVARLLSRTQRNAKTATFAFTPNRLYWTTLGIRPRRLVGRFTPRLTAYFLAVALFSTGFATFWAPLPAYLSTAGHGGDATFGLYLATSLASALCYGVVGELSDRFDVRLFQSAALGVRALAFPAVAVVGSAAGAVGLTANGGVFALLGVTWAVIAVTGTGLVTRLAPASLRGESLGVHAALVAASGGVGGLLGGWAAQFGYGVAFAVAGALVAAGAVVVAALRGLSTAGGSGVATAGSESGTD